Proteins encoded by one window of Actinocorallia herbida:
- the groES gene encoding co-chaperone GroES encodes MSTATKVVLKPLEDRIVVQPLEAETTTASGLVIPDTAKEKPQEGTVLAVGPGRVDDKGARVPLDVAVGDVVLYSKYGGTEVKYNGEEYLVLSARDVLAIIDK; translated from the coding sequence GTGTCGACCGCCACCAAGGTTGTCCTCAAGCCGCTCGAGGACCGCATCGTGGTCCAGCCGCTCGAGGCCGAGACCACCACTGCTTCCGGCCTGGTCATTCCGGACACCGCCAAGGAGAAGCCCCAGGAGGGCACCGTCCTGGCCGTCGGCCCGGGCCGGGTCGACGACAAGGGCGCCCGCGTGCCGCTGGACGTCGCCGTGGGCGACGTCGTCCTGTACTCCAAGTACGGCGGCACCGAGGTCAAGTACAACGGCGAGGAGTACCTCGTCCTGTCCGCCCGCGACGTGCTGGCGATCATCGACAAGTAA
- a CDS encoding sigma-70 family RNA polymerase sigma factor — protein MEPGPSRTGENELDLRELATLAVQGDPLATEVLIGQVRPMVVRYCRSRLGRVSGQYHAADDVAQEVCIAVLSALPRYRDMGRPFVSFVFGIAAHKIADALRVALRTAVPTEDLPDGPDEGPGPEETVVRYLEAAQAREMLGRLPAQQRELVLLRVVRGLSAEETGTVLGMSAGAVRVAQHRALARLRAMAVAMEALEEPRQTA, from the coding sequence CTGGAGCCGGGGCCGTCCCGTACCGGGGAGAACGAACTCGATCTGCGGGAACTTGCCACTCTCGCCGTTCAGGGTGACCCTTTGGCCACCGAGGTTCTGATCGGGCAGGTGCGCCCGATGGTGGTGCGTTATTGCCGGTCCAGGCTGGGCCGGGTGTCGGGGCAGTACCACGCGGCCGACGACGTCGCGCAGGAAGTGTGCATCGCCGTTCTGTCCGCGCTGCCGCGCTACCGCGACATGGGACGGCCTTTCGTGTCGTTCGTCTTCGGGATCGCCGCGCACAAGATCGCCGACGCGCTGCGGGTGGCCCTGCGCACGGCGGTGCCCACCGAGGACCTTCCCGACGGCCCGGACGAGGGTCCGGGTCCGGAGGAGACCGTGGTGCGCTACCTGGAGGCGGCGCAGGCGCGCGAGATGCTCGGCAGGCTGCCCGCCCAGCAGCGGGAGCTGGTGCTGCTGCGGGTGGTGCGCGGGCTCTCCGCCGAGGAGACCGGCACGGTTCTGGGCATGAGTGCGGGCGCGGTCCGCGTGGCGCAGCACCGCGCGCTCGCCCGGCTGCGGGCGATGGCCGTGGCGATGGAGGCCCTGGAGGAGCCCAGGCAGACGGCCTGA
- a CDS encoding DUF5319 domain-containing protein: MHDETPLDPFAGDPDDPAAALGELEEIAPLSSAERDDVLADLADLEVFRTLLEPLGVRGLTVDCEDCGRTHYIDWDLLRGNLKQLLEEGQPRVHEPALDPDPVDYVTWEYARGYVDGVIDSEEGKG, translated from the coding sequence GTGCACGACGAGACTCCGCTCGACCCGTTCGCCGGCGACCCGGACGACCCGGCCGCCGCCCTCGGCGAGCTCGAAGAGATCGCTCCGCTGAGCTCGGCGGAGCGTGACGATGTGCTCGCCGACCTCGCCGACCTTGAAGTCTTCCGCACCCTTCTCGAACCGCTCGGTGTGCGCGGTCTCACCGTCGACTGCGAGGACTGCGGCCGCACCCACTACATCGACTGGGACCTGCTGCGCGGAAACCTCAAGCAACTCCTGGAAGAAGGCCAGCCCCGCGTCCACGAACCCGCCCTCGACCCCGACCCCGTCGACTACGTCACCTGGGAGTACGCCAGGGGCTACGTCGACGGCGTGATCGACAGCGAAGAAGGCAAGGGATAG
- a CDS encoding GuaB3 family IMP dehydrogenase-related protein yields the protein MVAAEVEIGRGKSGRRAYAFDEIGIVPSRRTRDPEEVGVAWQIDAYRFEIPLLVAPMDSVVSPATAIAIGRFGGVGVLDLEGLWTRYENPEPLLAEIASLDESRATRRLQEVYSAPIKEELIGQRIAEIRDAGVTVAASLSPQRTAKLSKAVVDAGVDLFVIRGTTVSAEHVSGRAEPLNLKQFIYELDVPVIVGGCATYQAALHLMRTGAAGVLVGFGGGSAHTTRGVLGVAVPMATAVADVAAARKDYLDESGGRYVHVIADGGMRSSGDIAKAVACGADAVMVGSPIARATEAPGRGYHWGSEAHHGDVPRGTRLDLGTIGTLEQILFGPSHVADGSMNLIGALKRAMATSGYTEVKDFQRVQVVVTPQ from the coding sequence ATGGTGGCTGCTGAGGTTGAGATCGGGCGCGGCAAGAGCGGGCGCCGGGCTTACGCCTTCGACGAGATCGGCATCGTCCCGTCCCGTCGGACGCGCGACCCCGAGGAGGTCGGGGTCGCCTGGCAGATCGACGCCTACCGGTTCGAGATCCCGCTGCTGGTCGCGCCGATGGACTCCGTGGTGAGCCCGGCGACCGCCATCGCGATCGGCAGGTTCGGCGGGGTCGGGGTGCTCGACCTGGAGGGTCTGTGGACCCGCTACGAGAACCCTGAGCCGCTACTGGCGGAGATCGCGTCGCTGGACGAGTCCCGGGCCACCCGGCGGCTCCAGGAGGTCTACAGCGCGCCGATCAAGGAGGAGCTGATCGGGCAGCGGATCGCCGAGATCCGCGACGCGGGCGTCACGGTGGCGGCGTCGCTGTCGCCGCAGCGCACCGCGAAGCTGTCCAAGGCCGTGGTGGACGCGGGCGTCGACCTGTTCGTGATCCGCGGCACGACGGTCTCGGCCGAGCACGTGTCCGGCCGGGCCGAGCCGCTCAACCTGAAGCAGTTCATCTACGAGCTCGACGTGCCCGTCATCGTCGGCGGCTGCGCGACCTACCAGGCGGCGCTGCACCTGATGCGCACCGGCGCGGCGGGCGTGCTCGTCGGCTTCGGCGGCGGTTCCGCGCACACCACGCGGGGCGTGCTGGGCGTCGCGGTGCCGATGGCGACCGCGGTCGCGGACGTGGCGGCGGCCCGCAAGGACTACCTCGACGAGTCCGGCGGCCGGTACGTGCACGTCATCGCCGATGGTGGCATGCGCTCCTCCGGTGACATCGCCAAGGCCGTCGCGTGCGGCGCCGACGCCGTCATGGTCGGCTCGCCGATCGCGCGGGCCACCGAGGCCCCGGGCCGCGGCTACCACTGGGGCAGCGAGGCCCACCACGGCGACGTGCCGCGCGGCACCCGCCTCGACCTCGGCACGATCGGGACCCTGGAGCAGATCCTGTTCGGCCCGTCGCACGTCGCGGACGGCTCGATGAACCTCATCGGGGCGCTCAAGCGGGCGATGGCCACCTCCGGCTACACCGAGGTGAAGGACTTCCAGCGCGTCCAGGTCGTCGTCACCCCGCAGTAA
- a CDS encoding apolipoprotein A1/A4/E domain-containing protein, protein MRELLARAAQDHVYESRSQGQVLDEIRQRLEGMEWLLREVRERELTSLTGQLDGVRGQVEELTGKAPGWAEGLGEHLEAVGERIKPVSELPALWADVGVVAENVDESLTRLQNVMDSAAHIADATAAASQRMEEMTKRLDKLQGAMEAASVRFNRLDKSLAELGHRSEKLEHTVTGITGRVEQSLSDMADRIDQGLDSVGSRVEGLGGRLEGIDGRLEGLSGKINGFDSRFDALGERLSQLPAALEINEIHRRLAELAQRPHLDYGERFDELERQVSTVTDPLIVELRSRPDRGEIEDTVSKIVESAYSGLSKRLDETGREVQDDVKRRLEGAQDDVSRKFENVREDISKRFEDIHLDVAKRVEGVFDEVVKRSDAVHEEVTKRTDAVHEQVAKRSETMQTEISKRVEGVQTEVGNRVGAVHEDVLKRLATLEETMLALAEALLRPRRDGKE, encoded by the coding sequence ATGCGGGAGTTGCTCGCCCGGGCGGCGCAAGACCATGTGTACGAATCACGTTCACAGGGTCAGGTCCTTGACGAGATCCGCCAGCGGCTCGAAGGCATGGAGTGGCTGCTGCGCGAGGTCCGGGAACGCGAACTCACCAGCCTCACCGGCCAGCTCGACGGCGTCCGAGGCCAGGTCGAGGAGCTCACCGGGAAGGCGCCCGGCTGGGCGGAGGGCCTGGGCGAGCACCTCGAAGCCGTCGGCGAGCGGATCAAACCCGTCAGCGAACTCCCGGCGCTGTGGGCCGACGTCGGCGTCGTCGCCGAGAACGTCGACGAGAGCCTGACCCGGCTCCAGAACGTCATGGACTCCGCGGCGCACATCGCGGACGCCACCGCCGCGGCGTCCCAGCGCATGGAGGAGATGACCAAGCGCCTCGACAAGCTCCAGGGCGCGATGGAGGCCGCCTCCGTCCGCTTCAACCGGCTCGACAAGTCCCTCGCCGAGCTGGGCCACCGGTCGGAGAAGCTGGAACACACCGTCACCGGGATCACCGGCCGGGTCGAGCAGTCGCTCTCCGACATGGCCGACCGCATCGACCAGGGCCTCGACTCGGTCGGCAGCCGCGTCGAAGGCCTCGGCGGCCGGCTGGAGGGCATCGACGGACGACTCGAAGGACTCAGCGGCAAGATCAACGGATTCGACAGCCGCTTCGACGCCCTCGGCGAGCGCCTCAGCCAGCTCCCCGCCGCGCTGGAGATCAACGAGATCCACCGCAGGCTCGCCGAGCTCGCGCAGCGCCCGCACCTGGACTACGGCGAGCGCTTCGACGAGCTGGAGCGGCAGGTCAGCACCGTCACCGACCCGCTCATCGTGGAACTGCGCAGCCGCCCCGACCGCGGCGAGATCGAGGACACCGTGTCCAAGATCGTGGAGAGCGCGTACAGCGGCCTCAGCAAGCGGCTCGACGAGACCGGCCGGGAGGTGCAGGACGACGTCAAGCGACGACTCGAAGGCGCCCAGGACGATGTGTCCCGCAAATTCGAGAATGTCCGAGAGGACATCTCCAAGCGGTTCGAGGACATCCACCTCGATGTCGCCAAACGCGTCGAAGGCGTCTTCGACGAGGTGGTCAAACGGTCGGACGCCGTCCACGAAGAGGTCACCAAGCGGACCGACGCCGTCCACGAGCAGGTCGCCAAGCGCTCGGAGACCATGCAGACCGAAATCAGCAAACGCGTCGAGGGCGTGCAGACCGAAGTGGGCAACCGCGTCGGCGCCGTCCACGAGGACGTGCTCAAGCGTCTCGCCACCCTTGAGGAGACGATGCTCGCCCTCGCCGAAGCGCTGCTCCGCCCCCGCAGGGACGGCAAAGAGTAA
- the guaB gene encoding IMP dehydrogenase yields the protein MNPAPDIAKFAPVGLTFDDVLLLPGYSDMQPGDADTTTRLSRGITLKIPLLSAAMDTVTEDRMAIAMARQGGIGVLHRNMSATEQAQYVDTVKRSEAGMITNPVTCTPFATLADVEELCARYRISGVPVTDERGILLGIVTNRDMRFETDMSRPVSEVMTPMPLVTAPENVAREDAFALLAKNKIEKLPLIDGEGRLRGLITVKDFTKTERYPNATKDEAGRLVVAAAVGVGEDSIKRAQALIDAGVDAVIVDTAHGHSKGVLDTIAKIKANSRVQVIGGNVATYAGAKALVDAGADAVKVGVGPGSICTTRVVAGVGVPQITAINEAARACAPAGVPVIGDGGLQYSGDIGKAIAAGASTVMLGSLLAGVDESPGDLVFVHGKQYKMYRGMGSLGAMRNRERGKSYSKDRYAQADVSAEDKLIPEGIEGQVPYRGPLSAVAHQLVGGLHQAMWYTGSRTIDDLQAGGRLMQITSAGLKESHPHDIQMTVEAPNYQGR from the coding sequence ATGAACCCCGCACCGGACATCGCCAAGTTCGCTCCCGTGGGGCTGACCTTCGATGACGTACTGCTGCTCCCCGGCTACTCCGACATGCAGCCGGGAGACGCCGACACCACCACCAGGCTCTCCAGGGGCATCACGCTCAAGATCCCGCTGCTGTCCGCGGCGATGGACACCGTCACCGAGGACCGGATGGCGATCGCCATGGCCCGGCAGGGCGGCATCGGCGTGCTGCACCGGAACATGTCGGCGACCGAGCAGGCCCAGTACGTCGACACGGTCAAGCGGTCCGAGGCCGGCATGATCACCAATCCCGTGACCTGTACCCCCTTCGCCACTCTCGCCGACGTCGAGGAGCTGTGCGCCCGCTACCGGATCTCCGGGGTGCCGGTCACCGACGAGCGCGGGATACTGCTGGGCATCGTGACCAACCGGGACATGCGGTTCGAGACCGACATGTCCCGTCCGGTGTCCGAAGTGATGACCCCGATGCCGCTGGTCACCGCGCCGGAGAACGTCGCCAGGGAGGACGCGTTCGCGCTCCTGGCCAAGAACAAGATCGAGAAGCTGCCGCTGATCGACGGGGAGGGCCGCCTGCGGGGCCTCATCACCGTCAAGGACTTCACCAAGACCGAGCGCTACCCCAACGCGACCAAGGACGAGGCGGGCAGGCTCGTCGTGGCGGCGGCCGTCGGCGTCGGCGAGGACTCCATCAAGCGGGCCCAGGCGCTCATCGACGCCGGGGTGGACGCGGTGATCGTGGACACCGCGCACGGTCACTCCAAGGGCGTGCTCGACACCATCGCCAAGATCAAGGCGAACTCCCGGGTCCAGGTCATCGGCGGCAACGTGGCCACCTACGCGGGCGCCAAGGCGCTGGTCGACGCGGGCGCGGACGCCGTCAAGGTCGGCGTGGGCCCCGGCTCCATCTGCACCACCCGCGTGGTCGCGGGCGTCGGTGTGCCGCAGATCACCGCGATCAACGAGGCGGCGCGGGCGTGCGCCCCGGCCGGCGTCCCGGTGATCGGCGACGGCGGCCTCCAGTACTCCGGCGACATCGGCAAGGCCATCGCCGCGGGCGCGTCCACCGTGATGCTCGGCTCGCTGCTCGCGGGCGTCGACGAGTCCCCGGGCGACCTGGTCTTCGTGCACGGCAAGCAGTACAAGATGTACCGCGGCATGGGCTCGCTCGGCGCGATGCGCAACCGCGAGCGCGGCAAGTCCTACTCCAAGGACCGCTACGCCCAGGCCGACGTCTCCGCCGAGGACAAGCTGATCCCCGAGGGCATCGAGGGACAGGTGCCCTACCGCGGCCCGCTCTCCGCGGTCGCCCACCAGCTCGTCGGCGGCCTGCACCAGGCCATGTGGTACACCGGCAGCCGCACGATCGACGACCTCCAGGCCGGCGGCCGCCTCATGCAGATCACGTCCGCGGGCCTCAAGGAGAGCCACCCGCACGACATCCAGATGACCGTCGAAGCCCCCAACTACCAGGGTCGATAG
- the glpD gene encoding glycerol-3-phosphate dehydrogenase: MIGLGASKLGPGEREHALGRMAAEEFDVVVVGGGIVGAGVALDAVTRGLKVALVEARDFASGTSSRSSKLVHGGLRYLEQYNFDLVREALTERGLLLQRIAPHLVRPVPFLFPMTHHVWERAYVGAGVALYDALSFSMGSTRGVPGHRHLSRKQAQRVAPSLKKSSFKGAVQYWDAQVDDARYVMMVLRTAAAYGAQIASRTQCVGFLREGERVTGVRVRDLESGDKLEVHAKQVVNATGVWTDDIQDLVGGRGQIHVRASKGIHLVVPRDRIHSASGIILRTEKSVLFVIPWGRHWILGTTDTTWTLDKAHPAASKADIDYLLDHVNAFLTVPLTHDDVEGVYAGLRPLLSGESDETSKLSREHVVAHPVPGLVMIAGGKYTTYRVMAKDAVDAVVHGLDGRIAASCTDRITLVGGAGFPALWNSRYRLAASSGLHVARIEHLLRRYGTLIDDLLALVADRPELGRPLTGADDYLRAEVVYAASHEGGRHLNDILSRRTRISFETWDRGLGAAEETAELVAPVLGWTAEQARREIEYYRTGIEAERASQSSEDDQEADALLRGAPEIVPTAAI, encoded by the coding sequence ATGATCGGTCTGGGCGCGTCGAAGCTGGGGCCGGGGGAGCGGGAACACGCTCTCGGGCGGATGGCGGCGGAGGAGTTCGACGTCGTGGTGGTCGGCGGCGGGATCGTCGGCGCGGGCGTCGCCCTCGACGCGGTCACCCGGGGGCTGAAGGTGGCGCTGGTCGAAGCGCGGGACTTCGCCTCGGGGACCTCCTCGCGTTCGTCCAAACTGGTCCACGGCGGCCTGCGCTACCTGGAGCAGTACAACTTCGACCTGGTGCGCGAGGCGCTCACCGAGCGGGGGCTGCTGCTCCAGCGGATCGCCCCGCACCTCGTGCGGCCGGTGCCGTTCCTCTTCCCGATGACCCACCACGTGTGGGAGCGCGCTTATGTCGGCGCGGGCGTGGCGCTTTACGACGCGCTGTCCTTCTCGATGGGCTCGACCCGGGGGGTGCCCGGCCACCGGCACCTGTCGCGCAAGCAGGCCCAGCGGGTGGCGCCGTCGTTGAAGAAGTCGTCCTTCAAGGGCGCGGTCCAGTACTGGGACGCCCAGGTCGACGACGCCCGGTACGTGATGATGGTCCTGCGCACGGCCGCCGCGTACGGGGCGCAGATCGCCTCCCGGACCCAGTGCGTGGGCTTCCTGCGCGAGGGCGAGCGGGTCACCGGGGTGCGGGTGCGCGACCTGGAGTCGGGCGACAAGCTCGAGGTCCACGCCAAGCAGGTCGTCAACGCGACGGGCGTGTGGACCGACGACATCCAGGACCTCGTCGGCGGGCGCGGCCAGATCCACGTCCGGGCGTCCAAGGGCATCCACCTCGTGGTGCCGCGCGACCGGATCCACAGCGCGTCCGGGATCATCCTGCGGACCGAGAAGTCCGTGCTGTTCGTGATCCCGTGGGGCCGGCACTGGATCCTCGGCACGACCGACACCACCTGGACGCTGGACAAGGCCCACCCCGCGGCGTCGAAGGCCGACATCGACTACCTCCTCGACCACGTCAACGCCTTCCTGACCGTCCCGCTCACCCATGACGACGTCGAGGGCGTCTACGCGGGGCTCAGGCCGCTCCTGTCCGGGGAGTCCGACGAGACCTCGAAGCTGTCCCGCGAGCACGTCGTGGCCCATCCCGTCCCGGGACTGGTGATGATCGCCGGAGGCAAGTACACGACCTACCGGGTGATGGCCAAGGACGCCGTCGACGCCGTCGTGCACGGGCTCGACGGGCGGATCGCCGCCTCCTGCACGGACCGGATCACCCTGGTCGGCGGGGCGGGCTTCCCGGCCCTGTGGAACTCCCGGTACCGGCTCGCGGCCTCGTCCGGGCTGCACGTCGCGCGGATCGAGCACCTGCTGCGCCGGTACGGCACCCTCATCGACGATCTGCTCGCGCTCGTCGCCGACCGGCCCGAGCTCGGCAGGCCGCTCACCGGGGCGGACGACTACCTGCGCGCCGAGGTCGTCTACGCCGCCTCGCACGAGGGCGGCAGGCACCTCAACGACATCCTGTCGCGCCGCACCCGGATCTCCTTCGAGACCTGGGACCGGGGTCTGGGCGCGGCCGAGGAGACCGCCGAGCTCGTCGCGCCGGTGTTGGGCTGGACGGCCGAGCAGGCCCGCAGGGAGATCGAGTACTACCGCACCGGGATCGAGGCGGAACGGGCCTCCCAGTCGTCCGAGGACGACCAGGAGGCCGATGCCCTGCTCCGGGGTGCTCCGGAGATCGTGCCCACCGCGGCGATCTGA
- the groL gene encoding chaperonin GroEL (60 kDa chaperone family; promotes refolding of misfolded polypeptides especially under stressful conditions; forms two stacked rings of heptamers to form a barrel-shaped 14mer; ends can be capped by GroES; misfolded proteins enter the barrel where they are refolded when GroES binds), producing MAKILEFDEGARRALERGVNALADAVKVTIGPRGRNVVIDKKFGAPTITNDGVTIAREVELENPYENLGAQLVKEVATKTNDVAGDGTTTATVLAQALVREGLRNVAAGASPLSLKRGIDIAAKHVSDLLLKSATEVDDKKAIAHVGTISAQDAKIGELIAEAFDKVGKDGVITVEEAHTFGLELEFTEGLQFDKGYLSPHMVTDPERMEAILEDAYVLVVEGKISSVNEFLPLAEKVAQSKKALLVIAEDVEGEALALLVANKIRGTFLSVAVKAPGFGDRRKAMLGDIATLTGGQVVSEAIGLKLDTVGLEVLGQARRISVTKDSTTIVDGLGDAQDISDRVRQIKVEIENSDSDWDREKLQERLAKLAGGVCVLRVGAATEVELKEKKHRLEDAISATRAAIEEGIVSGGGSALAHVAKDGFESLGLTGDEATGAEALRRSLVEPARWIAENAGQEGYVVVSKIQELPTGHGYNAATGEYGDLKTAGVIDPVKVTRSAVTNAASIAGMLLTTEALVVEKPEEEAPAAAGGHGHGHGH from the coding sequence ATGGCCAAGATCCTTGAGTTCGACGAGGGCGCCCGGCGCGCGCTCGAGCGCGGCGTCAACGCTCTCGCCGACGCGGTGAAGGTGACGATCGGCCCCCGTGGGCGCAACGTCGTCATCGACAAGAAGTTCGGCGCCCCGACCATCACGAACGACGGCGTGACCATCGCCCGTGAGGTCGAGCTGGAGAACCCGTACGAGAACCTGGGTGCCCAGCTCGTCAAGGAGGTCGCCACCAAGACCAACGACGTCGCGGGCGACGGCACCACGACCGCGACGGTCCTGGCGCAGGCGCTGGTCCGCGAGGGCCTGCGCAACGTGGCGGCCGGGGCCTCCCCGCTCAGCCTCAAGCGCGGCATCGACATCGCCGCCAAGCACGTGTCGGACCTGCTGCTCAAGTCGGCGACCGAGGTCGACGACAAGAAGGCGATCGCGCACGTCGGCACGATCTCCGCGCAGGACGCCAAGATCGGCGAGCTGATCGCCGAGGCGTTCGACAAGGTGGGCAAGGACGGTGTCATCACCGTCGAAGAGGCGCACACCTTCGGCCTGGAGCTCGAGTTCACCGAGGGCCTCCAGTTCGACAAGGGCTACCTGTCGCCGCACATGGTGACCGACCCCGAGCGCATGGAGGCCATCCTCGAGGACGCCTACGTGCTCGTCGTCGAGGGCAAGATCTCCAGCGTCAACGAGTTCCTGCCGCTGGCCGAGAAGGTCGCGCAGAGCAAGAAGGCGCTGCTGGTCATCGCCGAGGACGTCGAGGGCGAGGCGCTCGCGCTGCTCGTCGCGAACAAGATCCGCGGCACCTTCCTGTCGGTCGCCGTCAAGGCCCCCGGCTTCGGCGACCGCCGCAAGGCGATGCTCGGCGACATCGCGACCCTGACCGGCGGCCAGGTCGTGTCCGAGGCCATCGGCCTCAAGCTCGACACGGTCGGCCTCGAGGTGCTGGGCCAGGCCCGCCGCATCTCGGTCACCAAGGACAGCACCACGATCGTGGACGGCCTGGGCGACGCGCAGGACATCTCCGACCGCGTCCGCCAGATCAAGGTCGAGATCGAGAACAGCGACTCCGACTGGGACCGCGAGAAGCTCCAGGAGCGCCTGGCCAAGCTCGCGGGCGGCGTGTGCGTGCTGCGCGTCGGCGCGGCCACCGAGGTGGAGCTCAAGGAGAAGAAGCACCGCCTCGAGGACGCGATCTCCGCGACCCGCGCCGCGATCGAGGAGGGCATCGTCTCCGGCGGTGGCTCCGCGCTCGCGCACGTGGCCAAGGACGGCTTCGAGTCCCTCGGCCTGACCGGTGACGAGGCGACCGGCGCCGAGGCGCTGCGCCGCTCGCTGGTCGAGCCGGCCCGCTGGATCGCCGAGAACGCCGGCCAGGAAGGCTACGTCGTCGTCTCCAAGATCCAGGAGCTGCCCACCGGCCACGGCTACAACGCCGCGACCGGCGAGTACGGCGACCTGAAGACCGCGGGCGTCATCGACCCGGTCAAGGTCACCCGCTCCGCCGTCACCAACGCCGCGTCGATCGCCGGCATGCTCCTCACCACCGAGGCGCTCGTCGTCGAGAAGCCCGAGGAAGAGGCCCCCGCCGCCGCAGGCGGCCACGGCCACGGCCACGGGCACTGA
- a CDS encoding class I SAM-dependent methyltransferase gives MEIDGFEGLLTPSGQEVLARAAEADTSEGGLLAAASRLRERYPAELVGAALTQVRLRVRAAAKFGPDAARMYFTPHGLEQSTRSAVAAYRAARFTGPVLELCCGIGADLAFRARAGVPGTGVDLDPLTVSVARANLAAFGVEDVASVRQGDALDQDPAGYAEVFADPGRRTARGRVFDPKSYEPPLDDLLGLAMKAPGACVKVAPGIPYEAIPEGASTEWISEDGDVKEAALWLGTLAEGPVRKATLLRGGEVHSLEPDPKTTVPPVRPWGRYLYEPDGAVIRAHLVGEAAALVEGGLADPRIAYITSDALVGTPYTAAYEIHEVLPFSVKRLKAALRAHDIGVLTLKKRGFAADLDKLRRDLRPAGSRPGTVVLTRIGEAPVALICGRP, from the coding sequence ATGGAGATCGACGGGTTCGAAGGACTGCTCACCCCCTCCGGGCAGGAGGTTCTCGCGCGGGCCGCGGAAGCCGACACGTCCGAGGGCGGGCTGCTCGCGGCGGCCTCCCGGCTCCGGGAGCGGTATCCCGCCGAACTCGTCGGCGCGGCGCTGACCCAGGTGCGACTGCGCGTCAGGGCGGCCGCCAAGTTCGGACCCGACGCGGCCCGCATGTACTTCACCCCGCACGGCCTCGAGCAGTCCACCCGGTCGGCCGTCGCCGCCTACCGCGCCGCCCGCTTCACCGGGCCCGTCCTCGAACTGTGCTGCGGCATCGGCGCCGACCTCGCCTTCCGCGCCCGCGCCGGGGTCCCGGGCACCGGCGTCGACCTCGACCCCCTGACGGTCTCGGTCGCCCGCGCCAACCTCGCGGCCTTCGGCGTCGAGGACGTCGCCTCCGTGCGCCAGGGAGACGCACTCGACCAGGACCCCGCGGGCTACGCCGAGGTCTTCGCCGACCCTGGACGGCGCACCGCGCGCGGGCGCGTCTTCGACCCCAAGTCCTACGAGCCGCCCCTGGACGACCTCCTCGGCCTCGCCATGAAGGCCCCGGGCGCGTGCGTCAAGGTGGCCCCCGGAATCCCCTACGAGGCGATCCCCGAGGGCGCGAGCACCGAATGGATCTCCGAGGACGGCGACGTCAAGGAGGCGGCCCTGTGGCTCGGCACGCTCGCCGAAGGGCCGGTCCGCAAGGCGACCCTCCTGCGCGGCGGCGAGGTCCACAGCCTCGAACCCGACCCGAAGACGACGGTCCCGCCCGTTCGCCCGTGGGGCCGCTACCTGTACGAGCCGGACGGGGCGGTCATCCGCGCGCACCTCGTCGGGGAGGCCGCGGCGCTCGTCGAGGGGGGCCTGGCCGACCCCCGCATCGCCTACATCACCTCCGACGCCCTCGTCGGCACCCCGTACACCGCCGCCTACGAGATCCACGAGGTCCTCCCCTTCTCCGTCAAGCGCCTCAAGGCCGCGCTGCGCGCCCACGACATCGGCGTCCTCACCCTCAAGAAGCGGGGCTTCGCCGCCGACCTCGACAAGCTCCGGCGCGACCTGCGCCCGGCCGGCTCCCGCCCCGGAACCGTCGTGCTGACCCGGATCGGCGAGGCGCCCGTCGCGCTCATCTGCGGACGTCCCTGA